The following are from one region of the Nicotiana tabacum cultivar K326 chromosome 3, ASM71507v2, whole genome shotgun sequence genome:
- the LOC107786509 gene encoding receptor-like protein kinase HSL1 has product MFLQIFVTLLFPTLIFSLNQEGLYLHNVKLGFDDPDSVLSNWNEHDETPCNWFGITCDQTTRSVTSLDLANANVAGPFPSLLCRLKKLRYISLYNNAVNSTLPEDFSGCESLEHLDLAQNFLVGTLPASLPELPNLKYLDLGGNNFTGDIPSSFGSFRQLEVLGLVGNLLDGTIPAFLGNISTLKQLNLSYNPFSTGQIPPELGNLTNLEVLWLSDCNLVGEVPDTLGRLKKIVDLDLAVNYLDGPIPSWLTELTSAEQIELYNNSFTGELPANGWSKMTALRRLDVSMNRVTGTVPRELCELPLESLNLYENQMFGELPQGIANSPNLYELRLFHNRFNGSLPKDLGKNSPLLWIDVSENKFSGEIPENLCGKGFLEELLMIDNVLTGEIPASLSECRSLLRVRLAHNQLSGDVPAGFWGLPHLSLLELVDNSLSGDIAKTIASASNLSALILSKNKFSGPIPEEIGSLENILDFVGNDNQFSGALPASLVMLGQLGRLDLHNNELNGELPSGIHSLKRLNELNLANNYLSGAIPKEIGGLSVLNYLDLSGNQFTGKIPMELQNLKLNQLNLSNNDLSGDIPPLYAKEMYRSSFLGNAGLCGDIEGLCEGTAEGKTAGYVWLLRLLFTLAGLVFVVGVVWFYWKYKNFKKAKMAIDKSKWTLMSFHKLGFNEYEILDALDEDNLIGSGASGKVYKVVLSKGDTVAVKKILRNTKITDESSDIEKGSIQDDGFEAEVETLGKIRHKNIVKLWCCCTTRDCKLLVYEYMPNGSLGDLLHSSKSGLLDWPMRYKIAMDAAEGLSYLHHDCAPPIVHRDVKSNNILLDGDFGARVADFGVAKAVDANAKGIKSMSVIAGSCGYIAPEYAYTLRVNEKSDIYSFGVVILELVTGKRPVDPEFGEKDLVKWVCSTLDQKGVDHVIDPKHDSCFKEEICKVLNIGLLCTSPLPINRPSMRRVVKMLQEVGAGNLPKAASKDGKLTPYYYEEASDQGSVA; this is encoded by the exons ATGTTTCTTCAAATCTTTGTTACTCTTTTGTTCCCAACTTTGATTTTCTCACTTAACCAAGAGGGTCTGTATTTACACAACGTGAAGCTCGGATTTGATGACCCTGATAGTGTTCTTTCCAACTGGAATGAGCACGACGAGACACCGTGTAACTGGTTTGGCATAACCTGTGATCAAACAACTCGGTCCGTTACATCCTTGGACCTCGCCAATGCTAACGTTGCTGGTCCTTTTCCTTCACTTCTCTGTCGGTTGAAGAAACTGCGTTACATTTCGTTATACAACAACGCTGTTAACTCCACCCTTCCTGAAGATTTTTCCGGGTGTGAATCTTTGGAGCATCTCGATTTGGCTCAGAACTTTTTGGTCGGTACACTTCCGGCGAGTTTACCTGAGCTTCCGAATTTGAAATACCTTGACTTGGGGGGAAACAACTTTACCGGCGACATTCCGTCAAGTTTCGGTTCTTTCCGGCAGCTGGAGGTTCTTGGACTGGTTGGGAACTTGCTGGACGGGACTATTCCAGCGTTTCTGGGTAACATTTCGACGTTAAAGCAGCTGAATCTGTCGTACAACCCGTTTTCGACGGGTCAGATCCCGCCGGAGCTGGGAAATCTGACAAATCTCGAGGTTTTGTGGCTCTCGGACTGTAATTTGGTCGGTGAAGTTCCTGATACATTGGGTCGGTTGAAGAAGATTGTGGATTTGGACCTTGCTGTGAACTACTTGGATGGGCCGATCCCGAGTTGGCTCACTGAGTTAACTAGTGCTGAACAAATTGAGCTGTATAACAACTCGTTCACCGGCGAGTTACCGGCGAATGGGTGGTCGAAAATGACGGCGTTAAGGCGACTCGACGTGTCGATGAATCGGGTCACGGGTACGGTTCCGAGGGAGTTGTGTGAGTTGCCACTTGAGTCGCTGAATCTGTATGAGAACCAAATGTTTGGTGAATTGCCACAAGGCATTGCGAACTCGCCGAATTTGTACGAGTTGCGGCTTTTTCACAACCGTTTTAATGGTAGTTTGCCTAAAGATCTTGGGAAGAATTCACCTTTGTTGTGGATTGATGTGTCTGAGAATAAATTTTCTGGTGAAATTCCGGAGAATTTGTGTGGGAAAGGGTTTTTGGAAGAGCTTTTGATGATAGATAACGTACTTACTGGTGAAATTCCGGCGAGTTTGAGTGAATGCAGGAGCTTATTGCGGGTGAGATTGGCTCACAATCAATTATCTGGTGATGTTCCGGCGGGTTTCTGGGGCCTACCACACCTTTCCCTGCTTGAGCTCGTGGACAATTCACTATCTGGTGATATCGCAAAAACTATAGCTAGTGCTTCAAATTTATCAGCTTTGATTTTGTCCAAGAACAAATTTTCAGGTCCCATTCCAGAGGAGATTGGTTCTCTGGAAAATATTCTTGATTTTGTGGGCAACGATAaccagttttctggggctttgcCAGCTAGTTTAGTGATGCTGGGACAATTGGGAAGGCTGGATCTTCACAACAATGAGTTAAATGGTGAGCTTCCAAGTGGGATTCATTCTTTGAAGAGGTTGAATGAATTGAACTTGGCAAACAATTATCTTTCGGGAGCTatccccaaggaaattgggggctTGTCTGTTTTGAATTATCTTGATCTATCAGGGAACCAGTTTACAGGGAAGATCCCAATGGAGTTGCAGAATTTGAAGCTTAATCAGCTGAACTTGTCGAACAATGACCTTTCGGGTGATATTCCCCCTTTGTATGCAAAGGAAATGTATAGGAGTAGCTTTTTGGGGAATGCTGGTTTATGTGGAGACATCGAGGGCTTGTGTGAAGGAACAGCTGAAGGTAAAACTGCTGGTTATGTTTGGTTATTGAGGTTACTCTTTACTCTTGCTGGATTGGTGTTTGTAGTTGGGGTGGTTTGGTTCTATTGGAAGTATAAGAATTTTAAGAAAGCTAAAATGGCTATTGATAAGTCTAAATGGACTTTGATGTCGTTTCATAAGTTGGGTTTCAATGAGTATGAAATCTTGGATGCTCTTGATGAGGACAACTTAATTGGAAGTGGCGCTTCCGGGAAGGTTTACAAGGTTGTTCTGAGCAAGGGTGACACTGTTGCGGTGAAGAAGATTTTGAGAAACACGAAAATAACAGATGAGAGTAGTGATATCGAGAAGGGTAGCATTCAAGATGATGGATTTGAAGCGGAGGTTGAGACATTGGGGAAGATACGGCACAAGAACATTGTTAAGCTATGGTGTTGTTGTACAACAAGGGATTgcaaacttctggtttacgagtACATGCCTAATGGAAGCTTGGGTGATTTGCTACACAGCAGCAAAAGCGGCCTTCTAGACTGGCCTATGAGATATAAGATAGCCATGGATGCTGCTGAGGGACTCTCTTACTTGCATCATGACTGTGCTCCGCCGATTGTTCACAGAGATGTTAAGTCAAACAACATCTtgttggatggtgattttggagctcGAGTTGCTGATTTTGGTGTAGCGAAGGCGGTCGATGCCAATGCCAAGGGAATCAAGTCCATGTCTGTCATTGCAGGGTCTTGTGGTTACATTGCTCCAG AATATGCATATACACTGCGGGTGAACGAGAAGAGCGATATATACAGCTTCGGTGTGGTAATCCTAGAGCTTGTGACTGGGAAGCGCCCTGTGGATCCCGAATTCGGGGAAAAGGATTTGGTGAAGTGGGTATGCTCTACACTGGACCAGAAGGGTGTAGATCATGTAATTGACCCTAAACATGATTCTTGTTTCAAGGAGGAGATATGCAAGGTCTTAAATATTGGCCTCCTCTGCACTAGCCCTCTCCCAATCAACCGACCCTCGATGAGACGGGTCGTAAAAATGTTGCAAGAAGTGGGTGCTGGGAACCTGCCCAAGGCTGCTTCTAAGGATGGCAAATTGACTCCTTATTACTATGAAGAAGCATCAGATCAAGGAAGTGTAGCTTAA